Proteins encoded within one genomic window of Streptomyces kaniharaensis:
- the pxpB gene encoding 5-oxoprolinase subunit PxpB has product MTPAVRRVGESALLVEVAGPAEVAAFYGWLRERQEAGALGAVEEIVPAASTVLLDGVADVDALAALLRTARPAAADAASGPLVEVPTVYDGADLAEVAALWGVSEEAAVRIHTAPEYVVAFCGFAPGFGYLTGLPPQYEVPRRATPRSAVPAGSVALAGPYTGVYPRSSPGGWQLLGRTTLTLWDTAREPAALLAPGVRVRFTAVRGHGS; this is encoded by the coding sequence GTGACGCCCGCCGTCCGACGGGTCGGGGAGAGCGCGCTCCTGGTCGAGGTGGCCGGGCCCGCCGAGGTCGCCGCGTTCTACGGCTGGCTGCGCGAGCGGCAGGAGGCGGGCGCACTCGGCGCCGTCGAGGAGATCGTGCCCGCGGCGTCCACCGTGCTGCTGGACGGCGTCGCGGACGTCGACGCGCTCGCCGCCTTGCTGCGCACGGCCCGACCGGCGGCGGCCGATGCGGCGAGCGGGCCGCTGGTGGAGGTGCCGACGGTGTACGACGGCGCCGACCTCGCCGAGGTCGCCGCGCTGTGGGGGGTGTCCGAGGAGGCCGCCGTCCGGATCCACACCGCACCCGAGTACGTGGTCGCCTTCTGCGGCTTCGCCCCCGGCTTCGGCTACCTCACCGGCCTCCCGCCGCAGTACGAGGTCCCGCGCCGGGCCACCCCGCGCAGCGCCGTCCCGGCCGGCTCCGTCGCCCTCGCCGGCCCGTACACCGGTGTCTACCCGCGCTCGTCCCCGGGCGGCTGGCAGCTCCTCGGCCGGACGACGCTGACGCTGTGGGACACCGCGCGCGAGCCGGCCGCCCTGCTGGCACCGGGCGTCCGGGTGCGGTTCACGGCGGTTCGGGGGCACGGGAGTTGA
- a CDS encoding LamB/YcsF family protein gives MADAVIDLNADLGEGFGRWTLTDDEALLSVVTSANVACGFHAGDPSTMRRVCALAAERGVRIGAQVSYRDLAGFGRRAMDVPPEELADEIAFQIGALQVFARAAGSRVSYVKPHGALYNRVVTDSEQAEAVVAGVLRAGAVCDGPLPVLGLAGSRLLAVAEGVGLPVVTEAFADRAYTWAGTLVPRRDPDAVVHDPEAVITRAVGIARDGEVEAVGGERITVEARSLCVHGDTPGAAQLAWRVRGALASAGVRVEAFA, from the coding sequence GTGGCCGATGCGGTGATCGATCTCAATGCGGACCTCGGCGAGGGGTTCGGGCGCTGGACGCTGACCGACGACGAGGCACTGCTGTCCGTGGTGACCAGCGCCAACGTCGCCTGCGGCTTCCATGCCGGGGATCCGTCGACGATGCGCCGCGTCTGCGCACTGGCCGCCGAACGCGGCGTCCGCATCGGCGCCCAGGTCTCCTACCGGGACCTCGCCGGCTTCGGCCGCCGCGCGATGGACGTCCCCCCGGAGGAACTCGCCGACGAGATCGCCTTCCAGATCGGAGCCCTCCAGGTCTTCGCCCGCGCCGCCGGCTCCCGGGTCTCCTACGTCAAACCGCACGGCGCCCTCTACAACCGGGTGGTCACCGACTCCGAGCAGGCCGAGGCCGTCGTCGCCGGCGTCCTGCGAGCCGGGGCCGTCTGCGACGGTCCGCTGCCCGTGCTCGGCCTGGCCGGCTCACGGCTGCTCGCCGTCGCCGAGGGCGTCGGACTGCCCGTCGTCACCGAGGCCTTCGCCGACCGCGCCTACACCTGGGCCGGCACCCTCGTCCCGCGCCGCGACCCGGACGCGGTCGTGCACGACCCCGAGGCGGTGATCACCCGAGCCGTAGGGATCGCCCGCGACGGCGAGGTGGAGGCCGTCGGCGGCGAGCGGATCACCGTCGAGGCCCGCTCCCTGTGCGTGCACGGCGACACCCCCGGCGCCGCCCAGCTCGCCTGGCGGGTGCGCGGGGCGCTCGCCTCCGCCGGGGTCCGGGTGGAGGCCTTCGCGTGA
- a CDS encoding IPT/TIG domain-containing protein — protein sequence MITRLAKAGLAAALSVTTLATGAAAPADTPAVQGPHVTVSLNGILPSTTPPGPGQFSVGWTSAGTQDLTGPTHITVDLPPGLTTDGAMFYSTPYDYTFTESVSPDGRHLEAVLVGTRQPGHYEFMKMHVYAAATWQRTGKIVATVANPNDADPTGHVAVVSADGSTPTPAVPAPPTVTGLDATSGPGAGGTQLTVSGSNLTNGMVLIGGVPAAGTCTDTSCAVTTPGGSGSAPVSVVTPGGTVTADDTFDYTGDPPPAPPAPVVSKALTASGPVAGGTRTYITGENLAYGTITFGGVPGLHTSCGPKFCSATTPPAAEPGPVDVTVTTAGGTSAPVTFMYTA from the coding sequence ATGATCACTCGACTGGCCAAAGCGGGCCTCGCCGCCGCGCTGTCCGTGACCACCCTCGCCACCGGCGCCGCCGCGCCCGCCGACACCCCCGCCGTCCAGGGCCCGCACGTGACCGTCTCCCTGAACGGCATCCTGCCGAGCACCACCCCGCCCGGGCCGGGACAGTTCTCGGTCGGCTGGACCTCCGCCGGCACGCAGGACCTCACCGGCCCCACCCACATCACCGTCGACCTGCCGCCGGGGCTCACCACCGACGGCGCGATGTTCTACTCCACGCCGTACGACTACACGTTCACCGAGAGCGTCTCGCCCGACGGCCGCCACCTGGAGGCCGTCCTCGTCGGCACCCGGCAGCCCGGGCACTACGAGTTCATGAAGATGCACGTGTACGCCGCCGCCACCTGGCAGCGGACCGGCAAGATCGTCGCGACGGTCGCCAACCCGAACGACGCCGATCCGACCGGCCACGTGGCGGTCGTGTCGGCCGACGGGAGCACGCCGACGCCGGCCGTCCCGGCACCGCCGACCGTCACCGGCCTCGACGCCACCTCCGGCCCGGGAGCGGGCGGCACGCAGTTGACCGTCAGCGGGAGCAACCTCACCAACGGCATGGTGCTGATAGGCGGCGTGCCGGCGGCCGGCACCTGCACCGACACCTCCTGCGCGGTGACCACACCGGGCGGCTCTGGCAGTGCGCCCGTGTCCGTGGTCACGCCCGGCGGGACGGTGACGGCGGACGACACCTTCGACTACACCGGCGACCCGCCGCCGGCGCCTCCCGCACCGGTGGTCTCGAAGGCGTTGACGGCGAGCGGCCCGGTGGCGGGCGGCACGCGGACGTACATCACCGGCGAGAACCTGGCCTACGGGACGATCACCTTCGGCGGGGTGCCGGGGCTGCACACCTCCTGCGGGCCGAAGTTCTGCTCGGCGACCACTCCGCCGGCTGCCGAGCCCGGCCCGGTCGACGTCACGGTGACGACGGCGGGCGGGACCAGCGCGCCGGTGACGTTCATGTACACCGCGTAG